Below is a window of Scatophagus argus isolate fScaArg1 chromosome 24, fScaArg1.pri, whole genome shotgun sequence DNA.
AGTAGCACAGTCGCTGTTGACGTTGTGTAGCTAAATTGGGCGTTTAAATGTACGTGGCGTTCAACGACACGtgtcagctttttaaaattGATTCGTATTTTAATGAAGTTACATCTTGAAGGGACAAACTAATGTAAGCTTTGGCGTTTTTTGATGAAATTAAAGTGCGTGATAtttagctagctaacattagccgtAGGCTAACGCTTGCTTGCCAGTGAGTCACCTATCCGGTGGCTGTGCCTCCCCTTTTTTGAAACGTAAACGTTAAGTTATTATCTAAGAAATTATACttgtactctttttttttattattttgcctgGTTCTGTGGTGTGCCGTGTGAGGCGGTTGTCAGTgtctgtagtttattttgacctCCAAATTTTACTCGGGCAATTTCATGTCAACGTGCAGGCCTCGCTTGCCAACTTGTAACAACTGCCATATGGGCTGTTAAAATCAacatttgtgattaaaaaatatatttgttttctgttaatgCTAAAGGCAATATTCTCACTGTAATGTACATTTTTTCCGTTTAGCAATTGCTGTTGACGTTTATTCACAATTTCTGGGCAGTtatttgtgtttgacagtttCAAACCATTAAATCTAATTTTGGATGTGGTGGCAAAATTATTATTCCTGAAATGGTCTGGAAACATCGTATAttgttttaaaagacattttcacatctGACAGTGGATtacaaacacagttttgttgACTTCCGGTGTGTTGTCTTGTCTGGCTGCAGGGTCGTGACAACATGGATAGTGGCCTGAGTCCCCAGGATAAAAAAGATTTGGACAAGTTTATTAAGTTCTTTGCCTTGAAGGTAAGAAACCAGTAtggtgatgttgttgtttcctaCTCTTCTTGAAGGGTTTGTTTATTATCTCATTATCTGTTCTCTTATCTATCTATGCGGATAGTTTTATTTGCTCAGATTCAGATTCTCGGCATCCATAAATGTTGCTCTGGATACTCCTGTCAGTAGTTTTTCTTTGGACTGTTTCTGGGTAAGGTGGTCAAAGTTTGGATGGTctcttctgtcctgtttgtAGACTGTCCAGGTGATCGTTCAAGCTCGTCTTGGGGAGAAGATCTGCACCCGCTCGTCCTCATCACCTACTGGCTCTGACTGGGTAAAATAACTTAGccattcttttccttttaaatcGAATCATCATTTATTAGATTTACGCCTCACTGATCTAAACATATACGTAGCTGGTTCGTATTGGTGGTTTTCGTCGGTAAAGATTTTGATTATGGTTATTTCTTCTAGTTCAATTTGGCCATTAAAGACATTCCAGAGGTGACTCATGAAGCCAAGAAGGCTCTTGCTGGCCAGCTTCCAGGCATCGGACGCTCCATGTGTGTCGAGATCTCCCTTAAAACGTCAGAGGTGAGACCTCCCTCCACAAGGCGACCTTAGACCACCTCCTGCTGTCCGTTTTCTTCTTATGTGTAGCCGCTTTTCAGCACCTGGTGGAAAGCGAAACCCGAAATCATACACAAGCTtgtttggaagaaaaaacaaattattaccACACATGTCAGCTTTATAATCTGTGAGAGGTGGATGAAGTCTTTGTTGACCACTCGGAACACTCATATCATTTTTCTGTCCACGTTAATGtccctgtgtctgtctgtgttctgaTTTCTGACTCAGGGTGACTCAATGGAGTTAGAAACTTGGTGCCTGGAGATGAATGAAAAGTGAGTGTATTTTGCTTTcgtttatgttttttattttccaagcCAAATGGTAAGGAGTATTCCAGGAGGAGGATTCCAATGCTTAACGGGACAGGACTTGTTGCTTTGTGGGCCTTGTTTACTTTGTTAATACGTTGCTGTTTATTTGAAACATCGGCACACTGCTGAATTGTAATGATTCTGTGTGTCGTCCGTCATTGTTGCAGGTGTGATAAGGACATCAAGGTGTCATATACAGTCTATAAtcgtctgtctgtcctgctgaAGTCTCTGCTGGCTATCACCAGAGTAACACCTGCATATAAACTGTCCAGAAAGCAGGGACACGACTACGTCATATTATACAGGTGAGTGAACTTTACCTGTCCTGTTAAAcagctgctttcatttgtgctgtttttcgCTCGTTAACACTCACTTTACTCAACCAAAGCTCTTCTTTTGCCGGAGCTAGAGAGTTTTAAATGCCTGTTAACCTTCAGTCGACATGCAACATGTGTCAGCGTTTGTTTATAcccctctctctcatttctAGGATTTACTTTGGGGAAGTTCAGCTGAATGGATTAGGAGAAGGTAACCGTAATCTCAGTTCTGTGCCTGACATGTTGTAGATCACTGAAAACAAGACTCAGGTCTAAAAGCTCTCATTTATGAAAAGCTTATTCCACTTGTAGGTGTTACATACACGGATTTTACACCGTGGTGTACTAATGCTGaagcttgttgtttgtttttaaggtttTCAGACGGTGCGCGTCGGCGTTGTCGGTACTCCTGTTGGCACGGTCACGCTTTCGTGTGCTTACCGCACCAACCTGGCATTCATGTCCAGCAGGTATCCAACTAACACTACATGTGAAACAACAGGCGTTTTATTCAAAGGTTACAAGCGAGCATAAATCCTGTTAACTGTTGCTTCCTCCTGCAGGCAGTTTGAGAGGTCGGCTCCCATCATGGGGATCATAGTGGATCACTTTGTGGATCCACCATGGAACAGCCAGCGTCCTCCCAACATGGGACAGCCCTGCAACTACAGGTAGCCACACAGAGCTGTGGGAAACGGTGTGATGCTGAGTCTCAGCCTCGCCACAAACAATTAAGAGCTTTTGGATGACGTAATTGGTCCATTGGAGATCACAGTGGACAATCAGCTGCGTCAACAGACCTAAGAAACATAGTTCAGTTCTGATTGGATTTTATGTTAAGTTTTACCAACATTTAGTGCACAGACCATGGCCTTTGTGTAATTTGGCCATCAGTATGCTTTAAAAACTGAACCTAAAAGTGGATTCTCCATCAGTTTCTACAGGAAGCTATCTaaattttgacatgtttttgtgtgtgtgtgtgtttgtccagagCTCCAGAGGAAGAGGACGGAGGAGCATTTGCAGGCGTTCAGGATTCCCAGGAGGTCTGCaccacctccttctccacctcccctccctctcaggTGAGAGCGCAAGCTCATATTTATTGCCTCTCTCTTTATCCTGTGacttcttctcttcattttcatacctgtttttttatttcactttctcttttctctctctttgttttcttccctttttgtctttttattgtatgtttatctgtgtgtgtgtgtgtatacgtgcgttgtctcagtgtgtgtgcacactgagTCCTTCGCCTTCTAAACAGTCTAAGCCCGTCCCCCTGGACAGCCTGCAGCTCCCATTGGCTCCTGGACTTGTCACTCACACTGTGAGTTTATGCTGGCTGCTGTGAGAGTGTGAACTGAACACAGTTTGATCgcttctcattttgttttggccTGCGTGTTGCTGCTTGGTTGCATCAGTATTTTAGTAGGCATCACgctgtttgactgtgtttgcaGTTCCACCGCCTGTTTTATCATAACACGCATCACTTAAAGTGTGAAAGTTAAACCCGTTGACCCATCTCGAGAGCGCAGCACAACGtgtgtttccagtgttttgtgATGGACGtcccttctttcttctctttctctagCTGTATACTTCCAGGTTATCATACCAGCCTTCAGCCCTGGCAGGAGCTGCTGAGCTTTGTCAGGCTGCAGCCAATCAAAACCAGGTGACGCACGAGTCGATTCACTTCACCTCCctgacacatacagtaaaacatAGGCACTCATCTTTGATACGTCACCCGTTTGGCTACAAGGAACCGGAGGACAGAAAGTCCTGTTTGCGGTCGTGTAGGGAGTGCGTTTCAGTATGGCTAAAATCACATTATATGTCATCTTAAATCACTGCAGCCATTTTTCAGAGaacttttaatttattaaacCACAAAGCTTGGGTGTGTATGCTCAGAGTACATCAGCGCGTTGTTAAAGAAACCAAAATCCCTCACGCTCGTCACCTCCCTGTGAATCATGATGGCAAATATTTCGATGACTGTACATGATGTCATCACCCAAATCAACCAGTTTATCCACCAGGGAGCATTGCGAAACACATTTTAAGGgatgtttcttttaaaaataaattgaatatttaACAATTTTCCAATTTAGATTCACGGCCCGGTCTGCTGTAACTCtgctctgtccctcctcctcagaTTTTGCATGCTGGGAAAGAGGGCGGGGTTGTGTTGGCGCCTGCTCAGCCCGCTCACGGACCTGATGCCCATCTGACAGTAGAACACGCCCCCAACACACCTGGCAGCAGGTGAGCCTCCCCTGATGTCACCTCAGAGTTTAGAactatttgttatttttaattccaGCTGGCTCGCTTGGTCCctgctttgtgttgctgttgtttataTCACTGTGTAAACAATAACTTGGCGTTGAGATTTCAGCTTTTTGTCTTAAAGTAAAACCTCCCCCAGGCTCTGATTGTTCCTGAGTCCTCAGGTGTGAATCTGAACTTGACCCAAACCTTGTGTTTCCTCCTCCCAGCGGTGACGATGACGGCCTGTCGCAGAGCGCCGAAGGGAGGAGGAGCGTTTCTCCCTCTGACCCCGTGGAGTCTCTCAACGCGTTCACGAGGAAAATCGGCGCCTTCGTGAACAAACCCAGCGCACAGGTGAATCACACATCTCGCGCACGTGGTCAAAATGATCGGAATTGGACCTTTTTGCAGATTTTAAGTGACCCACTTAGTACACTGAATtccactgtatgtgtgtgtgcgtgtgtgcagatAACAGCAGCCAATCTGGACCTGCCATTCGCTGCATTTGCTCCCCGAGGCCTGGACTCAGAGGAGAACGATCCGATGGTAACTTCAGATTTATTATGATGAAGGTTTCCCGCCTCCTACAGCACAgtgctttggtttgttttgcagTGGAGGTTGAGTCTTGATAcaagtttctgtgtgtgtgtgtgtgtgtgcgtgcaggtgCAGCCTCCTGACTCTCCTCCCTGCCCGTCACCCCTGCAGGCCAGCCTCCATTCTCAGGGCTCAGAGGGATCGGGGCCGCAGGACGACTTTGTCATGGTTGACTTTGTGCGTAATcatttgttgatgtgtttggCAGCTGAGATGATTGGACAAAATTCAGACAGTTGATCTTTATTCTTATCAACAAATTGTaatagcttgacattttttgaaaaaaagtcACAAGAGTAGATTGATACCACTTCGACATGTGTGTCGGTTATGAAGCTACAGACAGCAGGcggctagcttagcttagcatgtaGACGTTCCtaccagcacctttaaagcttATTATCTAACATGTTTCATCTCAGGATCTGACTGTTGACAAGGAAGCAACTggtcaaactattcctttaagtttAGTTTATATAGATAAAAACCTATTCGTGACAGTTTTCAACAGACAgttttaacataaaaatgaatgagaaataCTGTAACTCTTTGCCAAGTTTAAACATTGTCTCTTTATCCGTGTGCCTCTGTGCGTAGCGTCCAGCCTTCTCCAAGGACGACTTGCTGCCGATGGATCTTGGCACTTTCTACAGAGAGTTTCAAAACCCTCCTCAGCTGGCCAGCCTGTCACTGCACATCAGCTCCCAGTCGATGGCCGACGACTTGGTAAAACGCTTCTTGCTTTTTAAGTCATCGTTTTTAAATCTAGGGGGAcgactttttaaaatgtaaagcacGCGCTTTATCTTATCCGCAAACCTGAACATGCATTAGTCCTAATGGggattttctgtctgcaggacTCGCTGCCAGAGAAACTGGCCGTTTATGAGAAAAACATCGATGAGTTTGACGCATTCGTGGACATGCTCCAGTAGAGGAGGAGTGAAGGAAAGGGCTGCAAGGAGAGAAGGACTACATGTGAGGAAAGACTAAGTGGATGACGACGAATGACGCAGCCAGGAGGCTCTGTAGATGTTTGTTCTGTGAGAATCACTGACTAAATCACCATGTTTTAATGTGAAGTTCCACGTTTCTGACATTTCCTTTCTGCTCCGCACGTTCACCTCCCTTACCAGCTTGTACAGGTCATCCTCtctactgtaaatactgtattacCCCACCCCACACTCATTCACACTAACGTGGCACAAGCCTGCTCTCATCATCGTTGTTTAATCAGCAAATCGTCATCAACGATCATGaggttttctttcactttagACGGCCATGACAGCCCGCCTGCACTCATTATGGTTGCTTCACTGTCCCTCCCTGCTTATCAGTGCTTTCCTCCAAAGGGTTCCTCTACATCTTAACATTTCTGACCATATCTGAGCTAAAGGTGAAAGGGCAAAGATCCGGCTCTTGAAATCAAACAAATCGACTTCGGGAAAGGATTTTTCTTCCAAACTGAAGCTAAACTAAAGCTGGTCTCCGCGAATAAATTGCAATTAACCCTCCGGCGGTCATCGTCATTCAGAAATACGCAGCTGAGTGTTCAGTAAAGTGCTCGAAGGCGACGTGAAAGTGACAGGCCTCTCCCTAGTCAGGTGTTTCCCAGCTGGTCTGGAGATTTTAATTGCCAACTTCAATGTTAGCAAATGGCCCGAGTTAAGTTTAAAGTGAATTCATCGCTGTC
It encodes the following:
- the atg13 gene encoding autophagy-related protein 13 isoform X1; translation: MGRDNMDSGLSPQDKKDLDKFIKFFALKTVQVIVQARLGEKICTRSSSSPTGSDWFNLAIKDIPEVTHEAKKALAGQLPGIGRSMCVEISLKTSEGDSMELETWCLEMNEKCDKDIKVSYTVYNRLSVLLKSLLAITRVTPAYKLSRKQGHDYVILYRIYFGEVQLNGLGEGFQTVRVGVVGTPVGTVTLSCAYRTNLAFMSSRQFERSAPIMGIIVDHFVDPPWNSQRPPNMGQPCNYRAPEEEDGGAFAGVQDSQEVCTTSFSTSPPSQCVCTLSPSPSKQSKPVPLDSLQLPLAPGLVTHTLYTSRLSYQPSALAGAAELCQAAANQNQILHAGKEGGVVLAPAQPAHGPDAHLTVEHAPNTPGSSGDDDGLSQSAEGRRSVSPSDPVESLNAFTRKIGAFVNKPSAQITAANLDLPFAAFAPRGLDSEENDPMVQPPDSPPCPSPLQASLHSQGSEGSGPQDDFVMVDFRPAFSKDDLLPMDLGTFYREFQNPPQLASLSLHISSQSMADDLDSLPEKLAVYEKNIDEFDAFVDMLQ
- the atg13 gene encoding autophagy-related protein 13 isoform X3 → MGRDNMDSGLSPQDKKDLDKFIKFFALKTVQVIVQARLGEKICTRSSSSPTGSDWFNLAIKDIPEVTHEAKKALAGQLPGIGRSMCVEISLKTSEGDSMELETWCLEMNEKCDKDIKVSYTVYNRLSVLLKSLLAITRVTPAYKLSRKQGHDYVILYRIYFGEVQLNGLGEGFQTVRVGVVGTPVGTVTLSCAYRTNLAFMSSRQFERSAPIMGIIVDHFVDPPWNSQRPPNMGQPCNYRAPEEEDGGAFAGVQDSQEVCTTSFSTSPPSQLYTSRLSYQPSALAGAAELCQAAANQNQILHAGKEGGVVLAPAQPAHGPDAHLTVEHAPNTPGSSGDDDGLSQSAEGRRSVSPSDPVESLNAFTRKIGAFVNKPSAQITAANLDLPFAAFAPRGLDSEENDPMVQPPDSPPCPSPLQASLHSQGSEGSGPQDDFVMVDFRPAFSKDDLLPMDLGTFYREFQNPPQLASLSLHISSQSMADDLDSLPEKLAVYEKNIDEFDAFVDMLQ
- the atg13 gene encoding autophagy-related protein 13 isoform X2; this encodes MDSGLSPQDKKDLDKFIKFFALKTVQVIVQARLGEKICTRSSSSPTGSDWFNLAIKDIPEVTHEAKKALAGQLPGIGRSMCVEISLKTSEGDSMELETWCLEMNEKCDKDIKVSYTVYNRLSVLLKSLLAITRVTPAYKLSRKQGHDYVILYRIYFGEVQLNGLGEGFQTVRVGVVGTPVGTVTLSCAYRTNLAFMSSRQFERSAPIMGIIVDHFVDPPWNSQRPPNMGQPCNYRAPEEEDGGAFAGVQDSQEVCTTSFSTSPPSQCVCTLSPSPSKQSKPVPLDSLQLPLAPGLVTHTLYTSRLSYQPSALAGAAELCQAAANQNQILHAGKEGGVVLAPAQPAHGPDAHLTVEHAPNTPGSSGDDDGLSQSAEGRRSVSPSDPVESLNAFTRKIGAFVNKPSAQITAANLDLPFAAFAPRGLDSEENDPMVQPPDSPPCPSPLQASLHSQGSEGSGPQDDFVMVDFRPAFSKDDLLPMDLGTFYREFQNPPQLASLSLHISSQSMADDLDSLPEKLAVYEKNIDEFDAFVDMLQ